AAGGACAGCGGCGCGCCCGGCCGCGCCTGCGCCACGACGGGAAGATCGGCGGGCAGGACCGTGCCGATCCGGGGATAGCCACCGATGGTCTGGCATTCCGCCATCAGCACATAGGGCACGCCCTCGCCCGTCATCTGGATGTCGCCCGGCCCGATCACGTCGGAGGCGAGCCCTGCCGCATGGTCGGAGCGGAACGGCTCCGGCGCCTCGAGCCGCAGGCCCTGCCGGTTGCCCTCGGGCGCACGCAGGAAAGGCGTGGAGAGGAAACGCGCGCGGGTCTGCGCGTCGAAAAGCCCGCTCTGCGGTCCGTCCATGATCCGCACCGTGCCGCCGGAGAAGCGCGGGGCGACCGCGATCGCGCGGGCCGGCGCCTGCGGATCGGGATCGTCGCCGCAGGGGAGCCGGTCCCCCGCCCCGAGCCGCGCGCCGATCCCGATCGCGAGATGGGCGGCGCGGCTCCCGAGCCAGGGCGGCGTCGCGATGCCGCCCGCGGGGGTGAGATAGGCATAGAGCCCCGCCTCCATCCGCGCCAGGCGGAGGGTCTGGCCCGGCGCCATAAGATGCGTGCGGTTCCATTCGAGCGGCTGACCATCGAGCGTCGCCTGCATCGGCGCGCCGGTGAGCGCGATCCGAGTCGGCGCCTCCACCCGGAACCTGCCGCCCGCGCCCGCCAGTTCCACCGCCGCAAGCGCCGTCTCCGCGCCGAGCAGCGCGGCCGCCTCGATCAGCGCCTGCCGGTCCATCGCCCCGCCGCGCGCGACCCCCTGCGCAAGATGGCCGGGCCGGCCGAGATCCTGCACGCTCAAGAGCCCCTCCGCCCGCTCGACCGCCAGCACCGTCATCCGAGCACCTCCAGCCGCGCACCGCCGAGCCCGTCCGGCGCGTCCCGAAGCGCCGCGATCTCCTCCGCCGAGGCGGGTACGAACCGGATCGCATCGCCTGCGCGCAGCAGGATCGGCTCCTCCCGTTCGGGCATGAAATTGCGGAAGGCGGCACGCCCCACCATGCGCCAGCCGGTCGTGCCCGCCGCGGTGAACATCACGATCTGGCGCACCGCGACCGTCACCGCGCCCTGCGGCACCTCCGGCGCGAGCTCGGAGAGGCGCGGCACGTCCCAGCGCTCGGGCAGGAGCCCGAGATAGGGCTGGCCCGGCGCGAAACCGATGGCCAGGACGCGCAGGTCCGCCGCGCAGATCTCCGCAACCGCCGCCTCCGGCCGCTGGCCGGTCCGCGCCGCCACCTCCGCGAGCTCCGGCCCGTTGTCGCCGCCGAAGGCCACCGGGATCCTCCAGCGGCGCGCCGGCACAGGCGCGGGCGCGCCCGCGGCAAGCACGGCGCGCGCACGGCGGCGCAGCTCCGATGCCAGCCCGGCGCGGCGCACCCGCGCGGGATCGAACCGCAGGAAGACGGAGACGAGCGCGGGACAGATCTCCACCACGCCGTCGGGCGGTGTCTCCGCCAGCGCGGCGAGAAGGGCCTCCTTCGCCGCCATCGCCTCCGGCTCGGGGCGCAGCGAAAAGCGCAGCACGAGCCCGTCCGGGCCGGCGGGCAGGATCTCGGGGATGTCGGGCGTCTCGCAGGTCATGGTGGCGGCGGGTCCGGAAGGCGTCGGTCGGGGGCGGCCGGGATCGCCCCGGCGCATGCCTCGCATTGAAACCGCTCGGGAGCGCGAGGGCAACCGCAACGCGCGCGCTCGCCGGCACTCCCGGCCGCCGGCTCAGTATCCCGCCCGCGTGTCGACCAGGTTGAAAAGCGGCCCGCCGGACACGAAGCGCGCGAGGTTGTCGCGAAAGATCTCCCGCCCCCGCATCCTGGTCAGCGCGGTGGTCGCGCCGTTATGCGGCGTGACGATGGTATTGGGCAGGGACCAGAACGGGCTGTCGGGCGGAAGCGGTTCGGTGCCGTGGGCATCAAGCCCCGCCCCCGCGATCCAGCCCTCGCGCAGCGCGCGCAGGAGCACGGCATCCTCCGCGATGCCCCCGCGCGAGACGCAGATGTAATGCGCCGACGGCTTCATCGCGCGGAACTCCGCCTCGCCCAGCATGGATTGCGTCTCCGGCGTCAACGGTGCGGTCACGACGACGAAATCGGAGGCCGCGAGAAAGTCGTGAAGCTGCGCCTGCGGATAGAGGCGCCCGACG
The nucleotide sequence above comes from Celeribacter indicus. Encoded proteins:
- a CDS encoding 5-oxoprolinase subunit B family protein; the protein is MTCETPDIPEILPAGPDGLVLRFSLRPEPEAMAAKEALLAALAETPPDGVVEICPALVSVFLRFDPARVRRAGLASELRRRARAVLAAGAPAPVPARRWRIPVAFGGDNGPELAEVAARTGQRPEAAVAEICAADLRVLAIGFAPGQPYLGLLPERWDVPRLSELAPEVPQGAVTVAVRQIVMFTAAGTTGWRMVGRAAFRNFMPEREEPILLRAGDAIRFVPASAEEIAALRDAPDGLGGARLEVLG
- a CDS encoding biotin-dependent carboxyltransferase family protein: MTVLAVERAEGLLSVQDLGRPGHLAQGVARGGAMDRQALIEAAALLGAETALAAVELAGAGGRFRVEAPTRIALTGAPMQATLDGQPLEWNRTHLMAPGQTLRLARMEAGLYAYLTPAGGIATPPWLGSRAAHLAIGIGARLGAGDRLPCGDDPDPQAPARAIAVAPRFSGGTVRIMDGPQSGLFDAQTRARFLSTPFLRAPEGNRQGLRLEAPEPFRSDHAAGLASDVIGPGDIQMTGEGVPYVLMAECQTIGGYPRIGTVLPADLPVVAQARPGAPLSFRHVALAEADALWRDGAAALREAAGRCRPVIRDPATIKDLLSYQLIGGVTAGDDLDRET